A single window of Pontiella agarivorans DNA harbors:
- a CDS encoding 3-keto-disaccharide hydrolase has translation MKKTILAFTVLAAAVSVFAAGKKNPHANNPFLPDGYRVHDANRPLPPVVTPGKTAALAPSDAYVLFDGTDLTEWVGTVSTNKKKRYNPTGEALWKVQDGYMEINGTGSLISKKQFGDCQIHLEWMAPNSPNDLSKKSQSRGNSGVFIMGKYEIQVLDCYENTSYADGMTAALYGQHPALANACRPAGEWQTYDIIFRAPRFDGDKVISPAAATVIHNGVVVQHNTEFLGLSTYKKLPKYIPHPEKGPLLLQDHNNPIRYRNIWVREL, from the coding sequence ATGAAAAAAACGATCCTTGCCTTCACGGTGCTTGCAGCCGCAGTCAGTGTATTCGCTGCCGGAAAAAAAAATCCGCATGCAAACAACCCTTTCCTTCCGGACGGTTATCGTGTGCATGATGCCAACCGCCCTCTTCCACCGGTGGTCACGCCGGGGAAAACCGCCGCTTTGGCGCCATCAGATGCCTATGTGCTGTTTGACGGCACTGATCTGACCGAATGGGTCGGCACCGTGAGCACCAATAAAAAGAAGCGCTACAACCCTACAGGGGAAGCACTTTGGAAGGTTCAGGACGGATATATGGAAATCAACGGCACCGGCAGTCTGATCAGTAAAAAGCAGTTCGGCGACTGCCAGATTCATCTTGAATGGATGGCACCGAACAGCCCGAACGATCTGAGTAAAAAAAGCCAAAGCCGTGGAAACAGTGGCGTTTTCATTATGGGTAAATACGAAATTCAGGTACTCGACTGCTATGAAAACACCTCCTATGCCGACGGTATGACCGCAGCACTCTACGGTCAGCATCCTGCACTGGCCAATGCCTGCCGCCCTGCCGGTGAATGGCAGACCTACGACATTATATTCCGGGCACCGCGGTTTGACGGTGACAAGGTGATATCCCCTGCAGCAGCCACGGTAATCCACAATGGTGTGGTAGTTCAGCACAACACTGAATTCCTCGGACTTTCAACCTATAAGAAACTGCCGAAATACATCCCCCACCCGGAAAAAGGACCGCTCCTGCTGCAGGACCACAACAACCCGATCCGCTACCGGAATATCTGGGTGCGAGAGCTTTAA
- a CDS encoding sugar porter family MFS transporter, which produces MSEKQEDTTNMGFVILISIVATIGGFLFGFDSGVINGTVDGLSETFGSNAAGTGFAVASMLIGCAIGAFFAGTLADKAGRRAILIVSAVFFSVSAWGSGIADGKSEFIVYRLLGGLAVGAASVLAPAYISEVAPAKYRGTLSSIQQIAIISGLFIAALSNYMIAKSAGGSTLEFAWGFDAWRWMFWVELVPAITFFFALLAIPESPRFLVASGKKEKSIGVLTRLMGAESAASKYAEINNSLAGDHHKPSLKDIVDKKHGVRPIVWVGIGLATFQQFVGINVVFYYSAVVWQAAGFSEGQALLTTVITNAFSIAACVGATALVDRVGRKPLLLVGSIGMSISLAIIAVVFVTAGVVDGKLALTSTTGPVALVSLIVYTVFFNISWGPIMWVMLGEMFPNQIRGSGLAIAGLAQWGSNFLVTWTFPMLLAGIGLGGAYGIYTAGAVISVFFVMKFVQETKGVELEDMKG; this is translated from the coding sequence ATGAGCGAGAAACAAGAAGACACGACAAACATGGGCTTTGTCATTCTGATCAGTATTGTGGCCACAATAGGAGGATTTCTTTTCGGCTTTGACAGTGGAGTGATTAATGGAACCGTTGATGGTCTTTCCGAAACCTTTGGTTCCAATGCGGCCGGCACCGGTTTTGCGGTGGCTTCAATGTTGATCGGCTGTGCCATTGGTGCATTTTTTGCCGGAACGCTGGCCGATAAAGCCGGCCGGCGCGCCATCCTGATTGTTTCGGCGGTCTTTTTTTCAGTCAGTGCCTGGGGCTCCGGCATTGCGGACGGTAAGTCTGAGTTTATTGTTTACCGTCTGCTCGGCGGTTTGGCCGTTGGGGCGGCTTCGGTTCTGGCACCGGCTTATATTTCGGAAGTTGCGCCGGCAAAATACCGGGGAACTCTTTCGTCGATTCAGCAGATTGCCATTATCTCCGGCCTGTTTATCGCTGCATTGAGTAACTATATGATTGCGAAATCGGCCGGCGGCTCCACGTTGGAATTTGCCTGGGGATTCGATGCCTGGCGCTGGATGTTCTGGGTTGAGCTTGTTCCGGCGATTACATTTTTCTTTGCGCTACTGGCGATTCCGGAGAGCCCGCGTTTTCTCGTGGCATCGGGTAAAAAGGAAAAATCGATCGGTGTTCTTACCCGCCTGATGGGGGCCGAAAGTGCAGCGTCCAAATATGCAGAGATCAATAATTCTCTCGCAGGCGATCACCACAAGCCGAGCCTGAAAGATATTGTGGATAAAAAACACGGGGTGCGTCCGATTGTCTGGGTGGGGATCGGCCTGGCGACATTCCAGCAGTTTGTCGGTATCAATGTTGTGTTCTACTACAGCGCGGTGGTCTGGCAGGCCGCCGGATTTTCGGAAGGGCAGGCCCTGTTAACTACGGTGATAACCAATGCATTCAGTATTGCCGCCTGCGTCGGGGCAACGGCACTGGTTGATCGAGTCGGCCGCAAACCGCTGCTGCTGGTCGGTTCCATCGGCATGTCGATTTCGCTGGCGATTATTGCGGTGGTTTTTGTGACTGCCGGGGTTGTGGATGGAAAGCTTGCGTTGACGTCGACCACGGGGCCGGTTGCGCTGGTATCACTGATTGTCTACACCGTGTTCTTCAATATTTCGTGGGGGCCCATCATGTGGGTCATGCTCGGCGAAATGTTCCCGAACCAGATTCGCGGTTCCGGCCTGGCGATTGCCGGACTGGCCCAGTGGGGATCCAACTTTCTGGTTACCTGGACGTTTCCGATGCTGCTGGCGGGAATCGGACTGGGCGGTGCTTACGGCATCTATACTGCCGGTGCGGTGATATCAGTATTCTTCGTGATGAAGTTCGTGCAGGAAACCAAAGGAGTTGAACTCGAAGATATGAAAGGCTGA
- a CDS encoding cytochrome c3 family protein, which yields MNSAAFTPQSNRQSAIGNRQLLGTALALSMAVSVSASHFDGSRTTPVHRIPLFSEDGQKINTSLPENLPFSSKMTCGACHDYEEIHGGSHFKGAGEGRTTEPWIVVDETIGVQVPAERMNLSAWEFTKQFGSHLPGGSISDPEDKLADPDARWEISGGLEMNCLACHNNSHRQDMTEWSKQIARENFRWASTAASGMAEVGGMASRMPEWWNMYMGGSPDDKVYRVPPSADFDETLFDSKHRMWFDIGRPQDRNCVQCHSTHPVTASRMDVPGDVHAAAGLSCVDCHRNGEDHQMLRGTTETMSCAACHTEEGMIAGQAGAPVAYHKGLPPVHFEELTCTACHSGLKPAEEPQLIRTSRANKLGIYGRAQWYTESPFIVEPVYVRNDEGKIEPRRMMWPAFWADAEGNPLPEDVIAEAAEGILDTAEQVAGTLAIWGSIDDATPFPIGEPVYIAEGKVYAQNADGGLDLLEQTDLTVTWAWKTPSNIVSTIPEFDVNAEQLDYDAEERVLGIMKAFEPLEIILASKGKQFEMQDGWLVGTNTALVDGWYTKDGKKLVNPFVEKAVTDIVGTDKAFNEEQVVKMLKKLGNGSSYISNGRKFDLSGDTLVDSDHESAEPVSWPLGHDVRGTAQSLGAKSCTECHAEDSSFLFGTVTATGPLLTDSAKAVPMHEFQQVSAGFNKLFGSSFKVRSLFKCIMSNLSLLLVLIALAAGLPLIYKLINTTDEKEINTRPVKIVLMVCMLGLAVTGFLFGWPVSYPLGGFPLLSHTGFGAFYAVALVVYAVVRAKSGGLWFWVLLISGIVLILSVLLAMFPILGTHGQHTAIVVHRSAAVVSLIAAVMGCICAKKSSH from the coding sequence TTGAATAGCGCTGCTTTTACCCCGCAATCCAATCGGCAATCAGCAATCGGCAATCGGCAATTGCTCGGAACCGCACTGGCATTAAGCATGGCCGTTTCGGTCAGTGCTTCCCATTTCGACGGCTCACGTACTACGCCCGTACATCGCATTCCGCTCTTTTCGGAAGATGGCCAGAAAATCAACACCTCCCTGCCGGAAAACCTGCCGTTTTCATCGAAGATGACGTGCGGTGCGTGCCACGACTATGAAGAAATTCATGGCGGTTCGCATTTTAAAGGGGCTGGCGAGGGCCGCACCACGGAACCCTGGATTGTGGTCGATGAAACCATCGGTGTTCAGGTTCCGGCCGAACGCATGAATCTTTCGGCCTGGGAATTCACGAAACAGTTCGGCAGCCACCTGCCCGGCGGATCGATCAGCGATCCGGAGGATAAGCTGGCCGATCCGGATGCGCGCTGGGAGATTTCCGGCGGGCTGGAAATGAACTGTCTGGCGTGCCACAACAATTCGCACCGTCAGGACATGACAGAATGGTCGAAACAGATTGCCCGCGAAAACTTCCGCTGGGCTTCAACAGCGGCTTCGGGCATGGCCGAAGTGGGCGGCATGGCCTCGCGCATGCCGGAATGGTGGAATATGTATATGGGCGGCAGCCCGGACGATAAAGTCTACCGCGTTCCGCCTTCCGCGGATTTTGACGAAACCCTGTTCGATTCCAAACATCGGATGTGGTTCGACATCGGACGGCCGCAGGACCGCAACTGCGTGCAGTGCCACTCCACGCATCCGGTCACCGCATCCCGTATGGATGTTCCCGGCGATGTGCATGCAGCAGCCGGTTTGTCCTGCGTGGATTGTCACCGGAACGGTGAAGATCACCAGATGCTGCGCGGAACCACGGAAACGATGAGCTGTGCGGCCTGCCATACCGAAGAAGGCATGATTGCCGGTCAGGCCGGTGCTCCGGTGGCCTATCATAAAGGGCTTCCTCCGGTTCACTTCGAAGAGCTGACCTGCACCGCCTGCCACTCCGGTCTGAAACCGGCGGAAGAACCTCAGCTGATCCGTACGTCTCGCGCCAACAAACTCGGCATTTACGGCCGGGCGCAGTGGTATACCGAATCTCCGTTTATTGTGGAACCGGTGTATGTCCGGAACGACGAAGGCAAGATTGAACCCCGCCGTATGATGTGGCCGGCGTTCTGGGCCGATGCCGAAGGTAATCCCCTGCCTGAAGATGTTATCGCAGAAGCTGCTGAAGGCATTCTGGACACTGCGGAACAGGTTGCCGGTACCTTGGCAATCTGGGGCAGTATTGATGATGCCACACCGTTTCCGATTGGTGAACCTGTGTATATTGCCGAAGGTAAGGTTTATGCGCAGAATGCCGACGGCGGGCTGGACCTTCTGGAACAGACCGACCTGACGGTTACATGGGCCTGGAAAACTCCCAGCAACATCGTCTCCACCATTCCTGAATTCGACGTCAATGCCGAACAGCTGGATTATGATGCCGAAGAACGGGTTCTGGGGATTATGAAGGCTTTCGAGCCTCTTGAAATCATCCTCGCCTCCAAAGGAAAACAGTTCGAAATGCAGGATGGCTGGCTGGTGGGAACCAATACCGCGCTGGTCGACGGCTGGTATACCAAGGACGGTAAAAAACTGGTAAATCCGTTTGTGGAAAAAGCCGTGACCGATATTGTCGGTACCGATAAAGCCTTCAATGAAGAGCAGGTTGTGAAGATGCTCAAGAAGCTGGGCAACGGCTCTTCCTATATTTCCAATGGTCGGAAATTTGATCTTTCCGGCGATACGCTTGTGGATTCCGATCATGAATCGGCTGAGCCGGTGTCCTGGCCGCTGGGTCACGATGTGCGGGGTACGGCGCAGTCGCTCGGTGCAAAGTCCTGTACAGAATGTCATGCGGAAGATTCCTCCTTCCTGTTCGGTACGGTAACGGCCACCGGCCCCCTGTTGACCGACAGCGCGAAAGCGGTTCCGATGCATGAATTCCAGCAAGTGAGTGCCGGTTTCAATAAACTGTTCGGCAGCTCCTTTAAAGTGCGGTCTTTGTTCAAATGCATCATGAGCAACCTTTCACTGCTGCTGGTTCTGATTGCACTGGCTGCAGGTCTGCCGCTGATTTATAAGCTGATCAACACCACAGATGAAAAAGAGATCAACACACGCCCGGTGAAAATCGTGCTGATGGTCTGTATGCTGGGACTGGCAGTGACCGGCTTCCTGTTCGGCTGGCCGGTTTCGTATCCGCTGGGCGGCTTCCCGCTGCTGAGCCATACCGGATTCGGCGCCTTCTATGCCGTCGCACTGGTGGTATATGCTGTGGTCCGCGCGAAGAGCGGCGGACTCTGGTTCTGGGTGCTGTTGATCAGCGGTATTGTGCTGATCCTCAGCGTACTGCTGGCCATGTTCCCGATCCTCGGAACACACGGACAGCACACCGCCATTGTTGTGCATCGTTCCGCCGCTGTGGTGAGCCTTATTGCCGCCGTCATGGGCTGCATCTGCGCAAAAAAAAGCAGCCATTAA
- a CDS encoding Gfo/Idh/MocA family protein — MNRTQFMHTAAAGTVLASLKARAVENAELSARKNPDQLNIAFIGAGAQGQILMQSCVRIPGIRIKAVCDIWEKYNLRYGTRYVYSQQREMPKSYVDYKEMLANHKDELDAVVVASPDWMHAEHANACMEAGLHVYCEKEMSNSLEKAATMVKTQRATGQLLQIGHQRRSNPRYLHAIDKLILEEKLLGQVTTATAQWNRAKADDIGYPAKFPVPAEVLDQFGYNSMMEFRNWRWYKKYGGGPIVDLGSHQIDIFEWVWETNAKSVIASGGNDFYSHREWYDNVMAIYEFETPNGTARAFYETQTTTGRGGFSEAFRGTNGYLEIAEVPAQGNAVFREAHAPEAQWEALAAKGLIKAKPTAIKKTATKNKAVDVRVTEAATGWPLPVDLSKPAHQPHLENFFNAIRYGTELNCPAEKGYETAVAVLSVNKAVATSQKIEFKKSDFHV, encoded by the coding sequence ATGAATAGAACTCAATTTATGCACACGGCTGCGGCCGGAACCGTATTGGCGTCGCTGAAGGCGCGCGCGGTGGAAAATGCGGAGCTTTCGGCCCGAAAGAACCCAGATCAGCTGAATATCGCCTTTATCGGCGCCGGGGCTCAGGGCCAGATCCTGATGCAGTCCTGCGTGCGAATTCCGGGCATCCGCATCAAAGCGGTGTGCGACATCTGGGAAAAATACAACCTGCGCTACGGCACCCGTTATGTGTACAGTCAGCAGCGTGAAATGCCGAAAAGCTATGTAGATTACAAGGAGATGCTGGCCAATCATAAGGATGAGCTCGATGCCGTCGTTGTGGCCTCTCCGGACTGGATGCATGCCGAACATGCCAATGCGTGCATGGAGGCCGGTCTGCATGTGTATTGCGAAAAAGAGATGTCGAACTCGCTGGAAAAAGCCGCCACGATGGTAAAAACACAGAGAGCCACCGGCCAGCTGCTTCAGATCGGCCATCAGCGTCGCTCCAACCCGCGTTATCTGCACGCCATCGACAAACTGATTCTCGAGGAAAAACTGCTCGGCCAGGTGACCACGGCAACGGCACAGTGGAACCGTGCAAAAGCCGATGATATCGGCTATCCCGCCAAATTTCCGGTTCCGGCAGAAGTTCTGGACCAATTTGGTTATAACTCCATGATGGAGTTCCGTAACTGGCGCTGGTACAAGAAGTACGGCGGGGGTCCGATTGTCGACCTCGGCTCTCACCAGATTGATATTTTCGAATGGGTTTGGGAAACCAATGCAAAATCAGTCATCGCTTCGGGCGGTAATGATTTTTATTCCCACCGCGAATGGTACGACAATGTCATGGCCATTTATGAATTTGAAACCCCGAACGGCACAGCCCGCGCTTTCTATGAAACGCAGACCACCACCGGACGCGGCGGATTCTCCGAGGCCTTCCGCGGCACCAACGGGTACCTTGAAATCGCCGAAGTTCCGGCTCAGGGCAACGCGGTATTCCGCGAAGCGCATGCCCCGGAAGCCCAGTGGGAGGCCCTCGCGGCAAAAGGACTGATCAAAGCCAAACCGACCGCCATTAAAAAGACCGCTACAAAAAATAAAGCGGTTGACGTCCGGGTGACGGAAGCAGCCACCGGATGGCCGCTTCCGGTCGATCTTTCCAAACCGGCCCATCAGCCGCATCTGGAAAACTTCTTCAATGCCATCCGCTACGGAACCGAACTGAACTGCCCTGCGGAAAAAGGTTACGAAACCGCTGTTGCCGTTTTGTCGGTAAACAAGGCCGTCGCAACCAGCCAGAAAATTGAATTCAAAAAATCGGACTTTCACGTATGA
- a CDS encoding flippase activity-associated protein Agl23: MNKVFPIAMLLLVLAGLTLRIPHLSDRPLHHDEANQAYRFGILLEEGTYEYDADDHHGPSLYYLTLPVSWITGVETFADSTETTYRAVPVFFGILLILAIPLLRNGLGATAVCAAALFTAVSPGMAYYSRFYIQEILLVFFTFMAIAAGWRSIRIGSRFWAVVAGLSLGLMFATKETAIISYAAIFGAAVLCALLAHITHFPLKNIALGLIAAVFIAFLLFSSFFTNMEGPVDAVLAFKGYFARGTGVDTEHVHPWNFYLRMLTNYRFDGGPRWSEGLFFGLGLLGCISILRKKLPKEIDLGLARFIMFYTLLLTLAYSVISYKTPWCILSFLHGWILLAGIAVASILNCCADKITIPSAVRFVKTTILLLLAWPVYKTYRLAESTVFRYAADYRNPYVYAHTAPDFKNLVNRIGEIAKVSADGENIYVQVIASPDSTWPLPFYLRRFPNVGYWTDATEVPGGIQPALVIAGPDFESNPETFLTEFYSLRQDTLLSLHINRALWDAFLETRN; this comes from the coding sequence ATGAATAAAGTGTTTCCCATCGCCATGCTGCTGCTCGTTCTTGCAGGATTGACGCTGCGTATTCCCCACCTGTCCGATCGGCCGCTGCATCATGATGAGGCCAATCAGGCCTACCGTTTCGGTATTCTCCTCGAAGAGGGAACCTATGAATACGATGCCGACGACCATCACGGCCCATCACTTTATTATCTCACGCTCCCGGTCAGCTGGATAACCGGTGTTGAAACCTTTGCGGATTCCACAGAAACCACCTATCGCGCTGTACCGGTATTTTTCGGAATTCTATTGATTCTCGCCATTCCACTCCTTCGGAACGGACTCGGTGCAACCGCAGTCTGTGCCGCAGCCTTGTTCACAGCGGTATCGCCAGGCATGGCGTATTACAGCCGCTTTTATATTCAGGAAATTCTGCTCGTTTTCTTCACATTCATGGCCATTGCCGCAGGATGGCGCTCGATCCGGATCGGTTCCCGCTTCTGGGCTGTTGTCGCAGGACTTTCACTCGGTTTAATGTTTGCCACCAAAGAAACCGCGATTATCTCTTATGCCGCGATCTTCGGAGCCGCTGTACTTTGCGCCCTGCTGGCACATATCACCCACTTCCCGCTTAAAAATATCGCACTGGGACTGATCGCGGCCGTCTTCATTGCCTTTCTGCTGTTTTCCTCTTTCTTCACCAACATGGAGGGCCCCGTTGATGCGGTTCTGGCCTTCAAAGGCTACTTTGCGCGCGGAACCGGAGTAGACACCGAACATGTACATCCCTGGAATTTTTATTTACGCATGCTGACGAATTACCGATTCGACGGCGGCCCACGATGGAGCGAAGGACTGTTCTTCGGCCTCGGCCTGCTCGGCTGCATTTCCATCCTTCGGAAAAAACTGCCGAAGGAGATCGATCTCGGCCTCGCACGGTTCATCATGTTCTACACACTCCTGCTGACGCTGGCCTATTCCGTTATTTCATACAAAACACCTTGGTGCATCCTCTCTTTCCTTCACGGGTGGATCCTGCTCGCCGGTATTGCGGTGGCTTCCATACTCAACTGCTGTGCAGATAAAATCACCATTCCAAGTGCAGTTCGTTTTGTGAAAACCACGATTCTGCTGCTGCTCGCCTGGCCGGTTTATAAAACCTACCGTCTGGCCGAAAGCACGGTCTTCCGCTATGCTGCGGATTACCGTAATCCCTATGTCTATGCCCATACCGCACCGGACTTTAAAAACCTGGTTAACCGAATCGGGGAAATTGCGAAGGTCAGCGCCGACGGGGAAAATATATACGTACAGGTCATTGCCTCACCGGATTCCACCTGGCCGCTTCCGTTCTATCTTCGCCGCTTTCCAAACGTGGGATACTGGACCGATGCCACTGAAGTCCCGGGGGGAATCCAACCCGCACTCGTCATTGCCGGCCCGGATTTTGAAAGCAATCCGGAGACGTTTCTCACGGAATTCTATTCCCTCCGTCAGGATACCCTGCTCAGTCTTCATATCAATCGCGCCCTCTGGGACGCATTCCTTGAAACCCGAAACTGA
- a CDS encoding FAD:protein FMN transferase translates to MNETVHHFSHESMSTSFEVIIDSENREYARQTAGAIFRRIDQLENLLSKYNPGSDIGQINLLKAGESIRVSSEVIDCLETAMWAYRSTGGLFDPTLGSGFQWLEIDRENFRVGWKAGGKASLDLGGLGKGYALDDVTTILEDWEMNEVVLNGGGSTALALGREWTLGVGGPWGEKVGLSEVTLKNRALSGSGTEVKGAHIINPKTGKPAQRHLAAWAIHPSAAKADALSTAFMMMENEKIKALCKKHPEITAYVVEPDETLIKIGV, encoded by the coding sequence ATGAACGAAACCGTCCACCATTTTTCCCACGAATCAATGAGCACCTCGTTCGAGGTGATCATTGATTCAGAAAACCGGGAATATGCGCGCCAGACTGCCGGTGCGATATTCCGCCGCATTGATCAGCTTGAAAACCTGCTGAGCAAATATAATCCCGGCAGTGATATCGGACAGATTAATCTGCTGAAGGCCGGCGAATCCATTCGCGTAAGTTCCGAAGTAATCGATTGTCTGGAAACCGCCATGTGGGCGTATCGGTCGACCGGCGGACTTTTTGATCCAACACTGGGTTCCGGTTTCCAATGGCTGGAAATTGACCGGGAAAATTTCAGGGTCGGCTGGAAGGCTGGCGGAAAAGCGTCTCTCGATCTCGGCGGGCTGGGCAAAGGCTATGCGCTGGACGATGTGACCACCATTCTTGAAGACTGGGAGATGAATGAGGTGGTGCTCAACGGGGGCGGAAGTACAGCACTTGCACTCGGCCGGGAATGGACACTGGGCGTCGGCGGGCCCTGGGGAGAAAAGGTCGGTCTCTCTGAAGTCACGCTTAAAAACCGGGCCCTGAGCGGCTCCGGAACCGAAGTTAAAGGTGCTCACATCATCAATCCGAAAACCGGAAAGCCGGCGCAGCGTCATCTGGCGGCCTGGGCCATTCATCCATCAGCCGCAAAAGCGGATGCACTTTCCACGGCATTCATGATGATGGAAAATGAAAAGATCAAAGCACTCTGCAAAAAACACCCGGAAATTACGGCATATGTCGTCGAACCTGATGAAACGTTAATAAAAATCGGTGTCTGA
- a CDS encoding discoidin domain-containing protein: MKNQLKIVTVAALAALVTGSAVAEEMQKLELELPKPLFAGTPKQIRTRNLEKPGTPAPEIMVPKGTVNVAEGKEVTSSDDFPVIGELEYITDADKDGADGSYVELGPGVQWVQIDLGEAKTVYAVALWHYHAQARAYRDIIIQVSDDAEFVEGVTTVFNNDHDNSAGLGVGKAKEYIETNKGKLVDAKGVKGQYVRLYSNGSTGSDMNHYIEVEVFGK, from the coding sequence ATGAAAAATCAATTGAAAATCGTAACTGTTGCAGCCCTCGCAGCCCTCGTTACCGGCTCTGCGGTTGCTGAAGAAATGCAAAAGCTTGAACTCGAACTGCCCAAACCGCTGTTTGCCGGAACCCCGAAACAGATTCGTACGCGTAATCTGGAAAAACCGGGCACTCCTGCTCCGGAAATCATGGTTCCGAAAGGCACCGTCAATGTAGCCGAAGGCAAAGAGGTTACCAGCTCGGACGACTTTCCGGTCATCGGTGAACTCGAATACATCACCGACGCCGATAAAGACGGCGCTGACGGGTCTTATGTGGAACTCGGCCCCGGCGTACAGTGGGTACAGATCGATCTCGGCGAAGCCAAAACCGTTTATGCCGTTGCCCTGTGGCACTACCATGCACAGGCCCGTGCCTACCGTGATATCATCATTCAGGTTTCCGACGATGCTGAATTCGTTGAAGGCGTAACCACCGTTTTCAACAATGATCACGACAATTCTGCCGGCCTCGGTGTCGGCAAAGCCAAGGAATACATCGAAACCAACAAAGGCAAACTGGTTGATGCCAAGGGCGTCAAAGGGCAGTACGTTCGCCTGTACTCCAACGGTTCCACCGGATCTGACATGAACCACTACATCGAAGTGGAAGTCTTCGGTAAATAA